AATCTCAGGACCCATGCGCAAACTCTGGTGAGCCTTAGCCAACTGGACCAGTTAGAAGGATGGAGTCTCCACTTGCGATCCTGCGGCCTTTGGGGTAGCACGAAGGTCAGTGATGACGTCAATGTTAACTTTCTCTTCGCTTCCGTCTTTACATCTGATCCTTCTTTAATCTTAGCCTTTGACCATTCAGACTCGTGCTTCGTCAGAAAATCGGGCCCTCTCCACCATAAGAAGTTGTCTTTAAGCCGCGACGCTGAAAGACCACGGGAACATAGATCAGCAGGATTCTCTTCCGTTTCCACGTATTGCCATTGCTCCGGGTTTGACTGGCTTTGGATCTCTCCAATTCTGTTTGCCACGAACGGAAGGTACTGCTTTCCTTTGCCTCGAATCCAATACAGGACATTCATACTGTCAGACCAAAATCGAGCGTGGTCAATAGAAATGTCCAGGGCAGCAAGGATCGAAAGTGTTAAACGGAGACCTAGAACGGCTGCCATCAATTCTAATCTAGGAGTGCTCATCGGTGATAATGGACAAACTCTTGTTTTTGATGCGATGATTCGAACGACATAGCAGCCTTGAGCATACTCGCTTCTTAGATAGCTCACTGCACCATATGCTTCACTTGAGGCGTCAACGAAAGTTTGCACGGAAAAGGACTTTTCGGGTATTGATTCTTGAAGGCATCTTGGAACACTGATCTCCTGCAAAACCTCCAATTCAGAGAACCATGTTTTTGCTCGACTTGAAAGTTCGTGATCAATAGGCTCGTCCCAGTCGAGGCCCTTGGTCCACATTTCCTGTAAGAGGATTTTTGCACATACGACAAAAGGACCAGCAAGACCTAGAGGATCAAAAACTCCCGCTACTTTGCTGAGAATAATCCGCTTAATAAGTTTGTCTTCTTCAGGCAGTTTTTTAGCTTGAAAAGTCAAAACGTCTTGCTGGGCTCGCCATAAAATGCCAAGGGTCTTTGCAGTAGGTAAGCTATCTTTAAGGTTGATCTCATAGGCTCGTAGCTGTTGAGGAATCTTTGTTAGCACTTCCGGTGAATTACTGAGCCATTTCCTGGCTTTCATTCCGGCCTTTGCCCACAGACCTTGGAGTTCTTCAAATAGCTGAATAGCAGTCTGGTTGTCCCTCACGGAATCTAGTGAGTCATCCATATAGGTAGACTTGCAGACTGTGGTGGATGCATGAGGAAACTCTTTCTGGTAAATTCTTGCGTTTTCCTGGGACACGAACTGTGCGCGAAAGGGGGCTGAAGCGTCACCGAATACCACTCGTTCAAATTCGTAGATATCAGGCTTTCGATCAACTTCTAAATTCCTCCAGAGAAATCTGAACTTTGAACGATCTTCTATTGGGATACGAATCTGTAAGTACATCTCACTTACATCACAGGCAACTGCAACGGGAAGATGACGGAATCGCAGCAGCACATCAAACAGATTGTTTTGGAGCTTAGGTCCTGCATAAAGCTCTTCGTTCAAAGACATTCCCTGAAACTTGGCACTGGCATCAAAGACTATTCTTGTCTTGGTTGTCATTCTTTCGGGACGACAAACTGGGAAATGAGGAAGATACCAGACAATAGGCGGTTCTTTGTCTGTCTCCTTAATTTTGTGAATGTAACCCTTGTCTAAGTAGGACACGATAATCTGGTTGTACTCTTGTCCCACTATAGGCTGCCTTAGCAGACGCTTCTCTGTGTTTTTCAATCGACTGCATGCCATTTCGAAGTTGTTCGGTAGAGTGGGGCAGTCCGACTTCCATGGAACGGCCACTTGGTAACGTTCACCATCGTGCACTAAGGATTGATTGACCTTCTCAAAAGCAATTTTCTCTTCAACTGTCATAATACACGGCTTGGATTTCTGAGTTCCCAGAGTTTCGATTTCCCAGAAGCGCTTCAATGAGTCGTTAATTTCGTCAAACACCCGCGGTCTACAGAAAAGAGTGTCGCTAAATTCGTTTGTATCTCTTTGGCAATAGTTCTTTTGTCTGGGTGGCCAATACAAGACCATCCCAATGGACCTAACCTGGCTACGGGCTCTCCTGGGTCCCCTTTTACATCGCATTTGGAAAAATGTAGATCGATTTGGTCCTGTCCGATGAGCAAATCAACCATCGGGTCAGCAGCAGGGTCTGGGAACTTGCAAACGCTCAGATGAGGCCATCTGCTCTGATACTTTTGCCAATCAACTATCTTGTAGGTTCCGGTCACTCGACGAGGGCAAGTCAGAGCCTGGAAGGGTATCTTCACGTTTCCGTCACAGCTCTCCAAAGTTAAGCTAACAGGCATTGAGTCAAATGTCTCTACATTCTCGTTTAGAACATTAACTGAAACCTTTTCGTACGTAGCAGATAAACCAAGAGCTCCAGCGACCTCTTCGTTAACATAAGAAATAGTACTGGCATCATCCAGGACTGCGTTGACTTTAATTTTCTTCCCTTTCGATTTGAGCCAAACTGGTACAGTTCGAAGGGATACAACTTCTTTGTACTGCGCAGACGTTAAGGTGGTAATTTGTGACCCTTCGGACCCTTGTTCGGTGTTCCCCGCAGTGTTTTCACATGCAATGACTCTTTGAGAGGGTGAcgatatatttgaaatatttgcaTCTCCAACAGACGCTACTCGATTAGTGACATCTTCCGAAAGATGAAGCAACTTGTGGTGACTTCTATTACAATCATCTACTCCACAATCTCTTGATCGAAAACAGTGCTTTCCTTGGTGATTGCTAGACAAACAGcgaaaacacaatttcttgtctTTAGCGACTCTCCATCTCTCCTCAACACTTTCTTCTCTGAATCGTGGGCAGGTCCATATTCCGTGATTCCCCTCACAAAAGTCACACCTCCTCTGAAACTGAGGGTGCCCTCTTACTCTTAAAGTACTGAACGCACGATTTTTCTTTCGGTCATCTTCTCTCTGCCTTCCCTTGGCACCAAGGCCCTCAGTGCTCTCTGTAGCCTTTATTTGGTACTCGGATTCCTCGACCATCCAATCTCGAAGGGTTTGAAGTGATTCCAATCGATGACTCTCAAAAGCCCAGCGGAAATATCTTGACAGCATGGTCTTCGGGATTTTCTCTACAACGAGAGAGAAGAGGAGACTACCAGGTTCTAACTCACTTTCACGGTTGTGTTCACGGAGAGTTATAACTGTGGATACAAGGATATCAGCAAACTTCTCAAGTTCCTGAATGTTTCCCTCTTGAAGTGGAcgaattttcttgatttcttccaaGTAGTTCTGAAGCTGCCGTCTTTCTCCACCAAATCTACGCTTTAATGTGTTTTTTGCTTCTTCGTAGGCTTCTCCGGAGAACCCCAACCTTGAGATTGCTTCTTCTGCCTTGCCTTCAAGGCACGATTTTAATCGGATCATTTTATACTTGGCCGGTTCATCGGTTTCGTCCACGATACTTTCAAAAGTTGCCcaaaaattttcgaatttaGTCTTGTCTCCATTAAATTTTGGCAACTTAATCCGTTCTAAATTCTTATCCACATGACCAACTGATATCCCTCCTGTTACGTTTGACTTTGGAGCCTTCTCTTCTGGCGGGTTACCTTGAAACTCAGTTGCTTCACTCATTGGCGATGTTTTCAATGTAAGTGAGGTCAAAAATTCCTTTACAGTAGCAATTTCTCTGTCCGTATCCGTCGTTACTTTCTCCATCTCGGCTTCGGCACGTTTCAAACTTTGCTCGTCTCCCTTCGATTGATAAATAACGATTAAATCATCCAGAACTTGCAAGACATCCAAATTCTTTTCCTGTGTTGCTTCTAGAGCGGTTAAAAGCTCCTCAACGTCAGTCACTTCTCCTGACATCAGTCTCAACAAACGAGAATATAGTTTCGTTAACTGTATTTTGCACACTCGCTTTTGACTTCTTAATTTATCCAACAATGTCTCGCAATCGTCGACGCTTTCTTTACCTTTAAAATCTCCTTCCATTGTTAAATCTTTGGATGAACTTTTACAAcattaaagcaaaaaatactCCGAACCATACAACCGTagaacctcgctctgctaccaaTTTTTGGCCGAacgaaatgccaaaaaaactctttaattttctgtcttcTGAAACATCCTGACCGAACGAAATTACTAATACAGAACCGCCCTAAAGCTACAAAAATACTAACTTTATACGAAACAGGTGACAAAAAAACTAGCTGATCTGCATGTTTAACGAGGTGAAGTTGCAAAGGCAGGATTACACAAAGGAATCAAACTATGGCTAGAAATACAATGGGTTGTTAGGTGTAAATGGACTATAAGGCTGACAAAGCGAAATATGCGAAAATAAAACGACAAAGCtgcttacaaaaaaattaaaactattcCTTTTGTTCAGTTACTATCAAGCATTGTATATTTTAATTGCAGATTGAATTGATTTAAGCCTGGTttgagtttcattttcattctcATATGTATGTCTAAatcaatgaaaaataattatcaatgTTAGAAATCAAACTctaggttgaaatcattttgacctactACACATACACCTGTTTACTCCAGACGGTTACAAGAAACTCGTTGAAGATATCGCACTTTTTTGTTTGCTGTCTACTGCAATGAGGCTGTACATGATGCAATTAACTTACATTTTTGGCTATTCCTACAGCTCTTGGAAGCTTGCCAAAGCCATAGGATTCATTGCTGCTCCCTGAATTTTCTTGCAAGCTTTTTAGCATTCCTGTGACCCAAATGGAAGTTTTATGAGTacttaattgttttaaaatctaAGTTGACATGAGGAGTGCACAAGCATTGTGTATGTTCTTGTGAATTAAGAAGGAGCACAATTCTTTTATGTTGTGtgtttaaagtgtatatgacacaaaattttttaccAGCTTATCTGAAAGAGcgttcaaagtgatgaagaatggcatgtattctattgtaatagcattcttctACAAATTTTACCTATTTTGGGAAAGTAGTTTCATGTGACTGTGTACGTCAGCTACACGTACCATGGCCAAAAAACTTGTTCATAGTATagtaaaaaaattgtaaatgagATCCCCCTCTCTGAGAGgtttgttaaaataatattattattgtgtatgCTATTTCATTTTTACACTGTTTCATTCAAGAAACTTAGACAAGTTGAATACCTATGACACATTTTTGTAGTTGAAGCAGTTTAATGTTCTTGTTGGGGAAATAATACTGACCCTTAAAGTCTAACAAGTAAtgcaaaattttaaatgaaTAAACATTTGAAAGGTTTTCACAgtgcacaaaaataaaaaaaagctcaCTGGAAAGTAAAATTTGTTTCCCATGGCAGAAGCTAAAACCCTTTGTTGACAAAACTTAGTTACAGTATTTCTCTCTTTGCCTCAAACCTTGATCATTATGTAGAGTCTTGAAGCCTGAAAGACTTGGAACAGCTTTTACACATCCCCCAATTTCTCCTTTTTATATTTATAATATAGATTTCGCCGAAGTAATCGCATATTTGCTGGGCTGTGGTTTGGAAAAGGGAAACCTCACTTTCCAACATTTTTGAGACCATTTTCCCTTGCGATACGTGAACTTTACAGTACAGGTGAGAACATTAAAGGCATGCTATTTTCAACAAGTCTGCTAGTCAGTCAACCTTATGCTTAATATGGAATtagtttgttttcattcacCACAAGTGAACAATGTATGCTGTAC
The window above is part of the Acropora muricata isolate sample 2 unplaced genomic scaffold, ASM3666990v1 scaffold_737, whole genome shotgun sequence genome. Proteins encoded here:
- the LOC136907154 gene encoding uncharacterized protein, with amino-acid sequence MTVEEKIAFEKVNQSLVHDGERYQVAVPWKSDCPTLPNNFEMACSRLKNTEKRLLRQPIVGQEYNQIIVSYLDKGYIHKIKETDKEPPIVWYLPHFPVCRPERMTTKTRIVFDASAKFQGMSLNEELYAGPKLQNNLFDVLLRFRHLPVAVACDVSEMYLQIRIPIEDRSKFRFLWRNLEVDRKPDIYEFERVVFGDASAPFRAQFVSQENARIYQKEFPHASTTVCKSTYMDDSLDSVRDNQTAIQLFEELQGLWAKAGMKARKWLSNSPEVLTKIPQQLRAYEINLKDSLPTAKTLGILWRAQQDVLTFQAKKLPEEDKLIKRIILSKVAGVFDPLGLAGPFVVCAKILLQEMWTKGLDWDEPIDHELSSRAKTWFSELEVLQEISVPRCLQESIPEKSFSVQTFVDASSEAYGAVSYLRSEYAQGCYVVRIIASKTRVCPLSPMSTPRLELMAAVLGLRLTLSILAALDISIDHARFWSDSMNVLYWIRGKGKQYLPFVANRIGEIQSQSNPEQWQYVETEENPADLCSRGLSASRLKDNFLWWRGPDFLTKHESEWSKAKIKEGSDVKTEAKRKLTLTSSLTFVLPQRPQDRKWRLHPSNWSSWLRLTRVCAWVLRFVQNCRSSRQERLSESLSPEEIENAEIVIIREAQQAAFTEEYHALQENKLISKKSRLKTLVPLLDEDGLIRCDGRLRFAEFLPYDMRFPIILPRGSWTTKLIVKHFHEAGHHVSGTNHNLANLSTKYWIPATREEIRQWENECNECKRRKARVAQQIMAPLPLVRLRLPLRAFARVSVDYGGPFITVQGRGKRREKRWLRLFTCLTCRAVHLEMSFGLDTDSFLKCFVRMASRRGYPQEIVSDRGTNFIGADRELRELLDALDRDKIKDQTVNKGVKWFFNPPLAPHFGGGHEVMIKAAKKAIRAILSDADVNDEELMTTFTGVEALMNSRPLTYQSANPKDVTPLTPNHTLHGQAGGLSAPASVDEKPFNPRKRWRRIQELISHFWKRWMKEWLPLLNTRQKWNETRTDLKVGDIVLAISPESPRAQWPLARVLEVFPGQDGHVRVVKLQVGKDTIVRPISKCVPLESNREDEEPLN
- the LOC136907156 gene encoding uncharacterized protein — encoded protein: MEGDFKGKESVDDCETLLDKLRSQKRVCKIQLTKLYSRLLRLMSGEVTDVEELLTALEATQEKNLDVLQVLDDLIVIYQSKGDEQSLKRAEAEMEKVTTDTDREIATVKEFLTSLTLKTSPMSEATEFQGNPPEEKAPKSNVTGGISVGHVDKNLERIKLPKFNGDKTKFENFWATFESIVDETDEPAKYKMIRLKSCLEGKAEEAISRLGFSGEAYEEAKNTLKRRFGGERRQLQNYLEEIKKIRPLQEGNIQELEKFADILVSTVITLREHNRESELEPGSLLFSLVVEKIPKTMLSRYFRWAFESHRLESLQTLRDWMVEESEYQIKATESTEGLGAKGRQREDDRKKNRAFSTLRVRGHPQFQRRCDFCEGNHGIWTCPRFREESVEERWRVAKDKKLCFRCLSSNHQGKHCFRSRDCGVDDCNRSHHKLLHLSEDVTNRVASVGDANISNISSPSQRVIACENTAGNTEQGSEGSQITTLTSAQYKEVVSLRTVPVWLKSKGKKIKVNAVLDDASTISYVNEEVAGALGLSATYEKVSVNVLNENVETFDSMPVSLTLESCDGNVKIPFQALTCPRRVTGTYKIVDWQKYQSRWPHLSVCKFPDPAADPMVDLLIGQDQIDLHFSKCDVKGDPGEPVARLGPLGWSCIGHPDKRTIAKEIQTNLATLFSVDRGCLTKLTTH